The Paenibacillus sophorae genome has a segment encoding these proteins:
- a CDS encoding glycosyltransferase family 8 protein has protein sequence MIELVLTINDRDGSYTEHAGVVLASIFSNTQQTLNVHIVHDDSLSEENKLRLTQLVEAFHHNIFFYPVTVPGDFLEVAAGVNKIDYWTMASMYRLLLPQIIQADRVIYLDCDILVNMDINELWSIDLGDRYLGAVLDQGENLMEYFISLGLNAELYFNSGVILFHLDNIRSRQTWYAEMLGFMRTFPSMTMPDQDILNAVYSLYYLQLDQRFNTFAHPELDLENKIVHFAGNSKWWNEDSPAAPLYQKYLAMTPWSQGFIPAPVSVPEPVIIPLDPPPPPQEEQSIAPPEPPAPEIQVPDPPVLEISVPQQEVPQIVPVKPHRRKRRRLVRLRRRLRLRRRLRLRRRLRLRLKKFRLIRAKYRSRKRVKLLKRRRTAKSKALKPARKRLRRARSINKTRTKRPLKRTS, from the coding sequence ATGATTGAGCTGGTTTTGACAATCAACGATAGGGACGGAAGCTACACAGAGCATGCGGGTGTTGTTCTTGCATCCATTTTCTCCAATACTCAGCAAACGCTCAATGTCCACATTGTCCATGATGATTCACTAAGCGAAGAGAACAAGTTAAGGCTCACTCAGTTGGTGGAGGCGTTTCATCACAACATCTTTTTTTATCCTGTTACCGTTCCCGGAGATTTTCTTGAAGTTGCGGCCGGCGTGAATAAAATCGACTATTGGACAATGGCAAGTATGTACCGTTTGCTGCTTCCGCAGATTATTCAGGCTGACAGGGTTATTTATCTGGACTGCGACATTCTGGTCAATATGGATATTAATGAATTGTGGAGCATTGACCTGGGAGATCGGTATTTGGGCGCCGTGCTTGATCAGGGCGAGAACTTGATGGAGTACTTTATTTCGCTGGGGCTTAACGCGGAGCTTTATTTTAACTCGGGGGTCATTCTGTTTCATTTGGACAATATCCGAAGCAGACAGACCTGGTATGCAGAAATGCTCGGTTTCATGCGCACTTTTCCGTCGATGACCATGCCTGACCAGGATATTCTGAATGCGGTGTACAGCTTATATTATTTGCAATTGGATCAGCGGTTTAATACATTCGCTCACCCCGAGCTCGATTTGGAGAATAAAATTGTTCATTTCGCCGGAAACAGCAAATGGTGGAATGAAGATTCGCCCGCGGCGCCGCTCTACCAGAAATATCTTGCCATGACCCCCTGGTCCCAGGGATTTATACCAGCTCCTGTCTCCGTGCCGGAGCCGGTCATCATCCCGCTAGACCCGCCGCCTCCGCCGCAGGAAGAACAGTCGATTGCTCCGCCGGAACCGCCCGCTCCGGAAATTCAGGTTCCCGATCCCCCGGTTCTTGAAATCTCTGTCCCGCAGCAGGAAGTACCGCAGATTGTTCCCGTAAAACCGCACAGACGGAAACGCCGCAGATTGGTACGGCTACGGAGAAGATTGAGACTGAGAAGGAGATTGCGGCTGCGGCGAAGATTAAGACTGAGACTGAAAAAGTTCAGATTGATTCGTGCGAAATACCGTTCCCGTAAGCGGGTAAAACTGCTCAAGCGTCGGCGTACAGCGAAGAGTAAAGCCCTGAAACCGGCCAGAAAGAGGCTGCGGCGGGCCCGATCCATTAACAAAACCCGTACGAAACGTCCGTTAAAGCGTACCTCATAA
- a CDS encoding SDR family NAD(P)-dependent oxidoreductase produces MTTLRDFENKVVLITGAATGIGRAAALAFAKRGAVIAIGDVDERSNETVKLIKEAGGEAVFYKTDVSNKEQAAALVEQTVNRFGRLDHAFNNAGVLPPSKPFIEMDESDFDRTIAVDLKGVFLMMKYEIEMMLKSGGGTIVNTASIAGLIADPFMAPYVAAKHGVVGLTKAAGIEYASQGIRVNGVAPGLTETPMIKNWLDDPETRKVVLANVPAARMAQPEEIAEMVVFLSSPAASFAAGQTFTLDGGQTAR; encoded by the coding sequence ATGACAACTTTACGGGATTTTGAGAACAAAGTGGTGCTCATTACAGGAGCCGCAACCGGAATCGGACGCGCCGCGGCGCTTGCATTTGCGAAACGCGGGGCAGTGATAGCCATCGGTGATGTAGATGAAAGAAGCAATGAAACGGTCAAGCTGATTAAAGAAGCAGGGGGAGAGGCTGTTTTTTACAAAACAGATGTATCGAATAAGGAGCAAGCCGCGGCTTTGGTTGAACAAACGGTCAATCGGTTCGGCCGCCTGGATCACGCATTTAATAACGCCGGAGTCCTGCCGCCGTCCAAACCTTTTATTGAGATGGATGAGAGTGATTTTGACAGAACGATTGCAGTCGATCTTAAGGGTGTATTCCTGATGATGAAATATGAGATTGAAATGATGTTGAAATCAGGCGGCGGTACGATTGTAAATACGGCGTCAATTGCGGGACTCATCGCAGATCCGTTCATGGCTCCTTACGTGGCTGCGAAACATGGCGTGGTAGGACTGACCAAAGCGGCGGGCATCGAGTATGCTTCGCAAGGGATTCGCGTAAATGGGGTAGCGCCCGGACTCACTGAAACCCCTATGATTAAGAACTGGCTGGATGATCCCGAAACCCGGAAAGTTGTATTGGCAAATGTCCCTGCGGCGCGAATGGCCCAACCTGAAGAGATTGCGGAAATGGTCGTTTTCTTGTCCTCTCCCGCAGCAAGCTTTGCAGCAGGGCAAACCTTCACGCTGGATGGCGGTCAGACCGCCCGCTGA
- a CDS encoding NADP-dependent oxidoreductase, producing the protein MTTNPFMKAARFHQYGGADVIRYEDAPVPEVTEDEVLIKVAATSFNPFDAKLRSGAFQAFLPIELPFTPSVNVSGTVVKVGDSVTTFREGDNVFAYLDVTRNGAAAEYVVSKAVHIAHAPKTFDLHESAAVPSVALTAWQALFDYGNLQSGQRVLITAAAGGVGTLAVQLAKWKGAYVIGTASEKSFSMLEQLGIDEIIDYKKQSVVEALKSKVDVIFNLSPAGKKEINNLLQLLNEGGTFISAVSPADENMAKELGVKAVRLNSHPDAEQLTQIAELLDAGVMKPVITEKTKLSELAEVHQKFEDGKVSGRVLIIVDGVK; encoded by the coding sequence ATGACGACAAATCCATTCATGAAAGCAGCGAGATTTCACCAATATGGAGGAGCGGATGTTATCCGGTATGAGGATGCACCCGTTCCGGAAGTAACCGAGGATGAAGTGCTGATTAAAGTTGCCGCCACCTCATTTAATCCGTTCGATGCAAAATTGCGTTCGGGGGCATTTCAGGCGTTTCTACCGATCGAGCTACCTTTTACGCCCTCTGTAAATGTCTCAGGCACTGTTGTGAAAGTAGGCGACTCCGTTACAACGTTTCGGGAAGGAGACAATGTTTTCGCTTATCTTGATGTGACAAGGAATGGTGCCGCCGCAGAGTACGTCGTCAGCAAAGCTGTTCATATCGCTCATGCACCCAAGACATTTGACTTGCACGAATCGGCCGCAGTACCAAGCGTAGCGTTAACTGCCTGGCAAGCCTTATTCGACTACGGCAATCTGCAGTCCGGTCAGCGGGTGCTTATTACGGCCGCCGCAGGGGGTGTGGGAACGTTAGCCGTGCAATTGGCGAAGTGGAAAGGTGCTTACGTCATTGGTACGGCGTCTGAAAAAAGCTTTTCCATGCTTGAACAGCTGGGCATCGATGAAATCATTGATTATAAAAAACAATCCGTTGTTGAAGCATTGAAAAGCAAGGTAGACGTGATCTTCAATCTTTCACCTGCCGGTAAGAAGGAAATAAACAACCTTCTGCAGCTGCTAAATGAAGGTGGAACGTTCATATCCGCCGTATCTCCCGCGGATGAGAACATGGCGAAAGAACTGGGAGTAAAAGCCGTTCGATTAAACTCTCACCCCGATGCGGAGCAATTAACTCAAATCGCTGAATTACTCGATGCGGGGGTAATGAAGCCTGTTATTACGGAAAAAACAAAACTTAGCGAACTGGCGGAAGTCCATCAAAAATTTGAAGACGGAAAAGTTAGCGGAAGAGTATTGATCATCGTTGACGGAGTAAAATAA
- a CDS encoding SGNH/GDSL hydrolase family protein yields the protein MSKHAGEDWIASWYASPEPIWGDEFPFLTNLPEKLNNQTIRQVARISLGGQRVRVELSNEYGKRPLVIGEAAIALTGTGSKIVQGSNRKLAFSGKRSIAIPIGATILSDPVELDIDPLSSVSISVFLSEETEPTTFHWDARQTTYIANGNHISDIDIDADTTTVASMYLKRIFVDAPMNAGTVVAIGDSLTDGASATVDANTRWPNFLANRLVPQNVSVLNAGISGGRLLNNVKGINVLARFDRDVLNQPNVKTVIVIIGSNDIGMPGMAFAPTESLPAADALIAGYRQLIARAHARNVRIIGGTLPPFQMYYTEVKEKLRQQVNEWIRSGEFDAVFDLDALSRDPDHPSRFLPVFDSGDHLHPGDAGNKRIAEAMDLDMLLVDRK from the coding sequence ATGAGCAAACACGCAGGCGAGGATTGGATTGCAAGCTGGTATGCAAGTCCGGAGCCCATCTGGGGCGACGAATTTCCATTCTTAACGAATCTTCCTGAAAAGCTGAACAACCAGACGATTCGTCAGGTTGCGCGTATCAGTCTTGGTGGCCAGCGGGTAAGGGTTGAACTGTCCAACGAATATGGCAAGCGGCCGCTGGTCATCGGCGAGGCAGCTATCGCTCTGACAGGAACGGGTTCGAAAATTGTCCAAGGATCGAACCGAAAGCTCGCCTTCAGCGGAAAAAGATCCATTGCGATTCCTATTGGAGCAACGATTTTAAGCGATCCGGTCGAACTGGATATCGATCCGCTCAGTAGTGTGAGTATCAGTGTATTTTTGTCCGAAGAAACAGAGCCAACAACCTTCCATTGGGATGCCCGCCAGACGACTTATATAGCAAATGGGAACCATATATCAGACATAGACATTGATGCAGATACCACTACTGTCGCAAGTATGTACTTAAAAAGAATATTCGTTGATGCGCCGATGAATGCGGGCACCGTTGTGGCGATAGGGGACTCTCTTACCGATGGGGCTTCAGCCACCGTCGATGCCAATACGCGTTGGCCGAACTTCTTGGCCAATCGCCTTGTACCACAAAACGTATCTGTCCTCAATGCGGGAATATCGGGGGGGCGCTTGCTCAACAACGTAAAGGGAATCAATGTATTGGCCCGTTTCGACCGCGATGTACTGAATCAGCCGAATGTGAAGACCGTGATTGTGATTATAGGGAGCAACGATATCGGCATGCCAGGCATGGCCTTCGCCCCGACTGAATCTTTACCTGCGGCTGATGCGCTTATTGCGGGCTACCGTCAACTCATTGCACGCGCTCATGCCCGCAATGTCCGAATCATTGGCGGAACGCTGCCGCCGTTCCAAATGTATTATACGGAGGTCAAGGAAAAGCTGCGCCAGCAGGTAAACGAATGGATTCGGAGCGGAGAGTTCGATGCCGTATTCGATCTCGATGCCTTATCGAGAGATCCCGATCACCCTTCACGTTTTTTGCCGGTGTTTGATTCAGGTGATCACCTTCATCCGGGTGACGCCGGGAATAAGAGGATCGCTGAAGCGATGGACCTCGATATGCTCTTGGTTGACAGAAAATAA
- a CDS encoding MFS transporter produces the protein MSIEAPLTKMEVRAGRGLLGNKIFIRVYTAYAAAEFGSWFDSLAIQVLVAYRWQAGPLLLALIPVSLALPGIVLGSLAGVAADRLNKLKLMRLCDLFTAVLTAAVLLAPGMLWLLPLLAMRSAVSALNVPAQQSLTRSIVREDQLLQAASLNGFVTQGSKIAGPLLGGVALAVLSPAWCIALNACMRLSSYVLLLSIKNADANESTGADMDERMKAGDQAAMDAEEQAPGGKPLSAREMWKEGWGFILRSRLLRNTMLFGLLGALSIQMVDFQFASLFHTLAPDREYLLGWLVSAAGAGAVLTIAAMNRVGRGAGYGSRLGGGYVLIGAAIGGLGLLPPGVSPLPVLLLGLLMGAGNGMFMIAFNYCLQKITPPHMTGRVFGIQSMVLSAVMIAAPLLGGALVDLAGPRRIFAGFGLVIALVGAAGILLRRQMWPEEKEENRATAASFNAGSQNE, from the coding sequence ATGAGTATCGAAGCCCCTTTAACTAAAATGGAGGTGCGGGCTGGTCGCGGCCTGCTTGGCAACAAAATCTTTATACGCGTATATACGGCATACGCGGCGGCAGAATTTGGCAGCTGGTTCGACTCGCTGGCGATTCAGGTGCTGGTCGCCTACCGCTGGCAGGCCGGTCCGCTGCTGCTGGCGCTCATTCCCGTCAGCCTGGCGCTGCCGGGAATCGTGTTGGGCTCCTTGGCGGGAGTGGCCGCCGACCGGCTGAACAAGCTGAAGCTGATGCGCCTATGCGATCTGTTTACCGCCGTGCTTACCGCTGCGGTGCTGCTCGCACCGGGCATGCTCTGGCTGCTGCCGCTGCTTGCGATGCGGTCGGCCGTCTCGGCGCTGAATGTCCCGGCCCAGCAGTCGCTCACCCGGAGCATCGTCCGCGAGGACCAGCTGCTTCAGGCCGCATCCCTCAACGGTTTCGTGACGCAGGGCTCCAAAATCGCCGGTCCCCTGCTGGGCGGAGTCGCCCTGGCGGTTCTTTCGCCCGCCTGGTGCATTGCGCTGAATGCCTGCATGCGGCTGTCTTCGTATGTGCTGCTGCTATCCATAAAGAACGCTGATGCAAATGAGAGCACAGGTGCGGATATGGATGAACGGATGAAAGCAGGGGACCAAGCTGCCATGGACGCAGAGGAGCAAGCTCCCGGCGGGAAGCCGCTTTCGGCTCGGGAAATGTGGAAGGAAGGCTGGGGCTTTATTCTTCGCAGTAGGCTGCTGCGCAATACGATGCTGTTCGGCCTGCTGGGCGCCCTGTCGATCCAGATGGTCGATTTCCAGTTCGCCAGTCTGTTCCACACCCTTGCCCCGGATAGGGAATATTTGCTCGGCTGGCTGGTGTCGGCTGCGGGGGCGGGAGCGGTGCTGACGATTGCGGCCATGAACCGGGTAGGGCGCGGCGCAGGCTATGGGTCCAGACTGGGCGGAGGCTATGTGCTGATCGGCGCGGCCATCGGAGGGCTGGGCCTGCTTCCGCCCGGTGTTTCTCCCCTTCCCGTGCTGCTGCTGGGTCTGCTGATGGGTGCCGGTAACGGGATGTTCATGATCGCCTTTAATTACTGCCTGCAAAAAATAACGCCTCCCCATATGACGGGCAGGGTGTTCGGCATTCAGAGCATGGTGCTGAGCGCCGTAATGATTGCCGCTCCGCTGCTGGGCGGTGCGCTGGTCGATCTGGCAGGGCCTCGGCGGATCTTCGCCGGCTTCGGCCTCGTGATCGCGCTGGTCGGTGCAGCGGGAATTCTTCTCAGACGACAGATGTGGCCAGAGGAGAAGGAGGAAAACAGGGCAACAGCTGCAAGCTTTAATGCCGGTTCACAGAATGAATAA
- a CDS encoding NADPH-dependent FMN reductase, with protein sequence MSKLNIGIILGSTRQGRLSPQVGEWVKRIADQRGDANYEIVDIADYKLPLLGEADAAAQATAWNEKLASLDGFVFIVQEYNHSITGALKNALDYAREAWNNKAAGIVSYGSVGGARAAEHLRGILGELSVADVRIHVALSLFTDFENGQVFKPSDFHLTNVNGMLDQVLAWSGALKTLR encoded by the coding sequence ATGTCTAAGTTGAATATTGGAATTATTCTGGGAAGTACGCGTCAAGGCCGTTTAAGTCCGCAAGTAGGCGAATGGGTAAAGCGTATCGCCGACCAGCGCGGCGACGCCAATTATGAAATTGTTGATATCGCCGACTACAAGCTTCCATTGCTTGGCGAAGCCGATGCTGCCGCGCAAGCGACCGCCTGGAATGAAAAGCTGGCATCCTTGGACGGCTTCGTCTTTATCGTCCAGGAGTACAATCACAGCATTACGGGCGCGCTGAAGAACGCCCTCGATTATGCACGTGAGGCATGGAACAATAAAGCAGCGGGGATTGTAAGCTACGGCTCTGTAGGCGGCGCCCGTGCGGCTGAGCACCTGCGCGGCATTTTGGGTGAACTTTCTGTAGCGGACGTTCGCATCCATGTGGCTTTATCTCTCTTCACCGATTTTGAGAACGGACAGGTATTCAAGCCGTCCGATTTTCATCTCACGAACGTAAACGGCATGCTGGATCAAGTGCTCGCCTGGAGCGGCGCGCTGAAGACGCTGCGCTAA
- a CDS encoding winged helix-turn-helix domain-containing protein: protein MVLELNENGYTVSANGITVELFAKEFALLRFLYRNRGRAFSREQLLDSVWPLEYPVERTVDDHIYRLRKKLGPFEGLTIRTVRGFGYCLTVREQAPGIDASPSAQDGELREKMREVFVKYHQYGQGKSMLALARQQDILGYELDPFYSVYVRFVQGDLEWLLSGGDTPGFERAYWLLLIFMFAGEPQDALDYCEQVLAAGLLPPSQHREMEILNILELYALTGAPEKALERLKLTRRVIAEPGYENFDTPVSIAEMLVHLMMGTPDGDMQRMAESIEDLLKAKPFLREIGSYTIVKGLWMLRNNERRMGESLLDEGLGVLDLSGFVPIRLFGLYRITHFCRQFVFKGGEAVRRKYEALFTEEQAHCGLPGNMVRIEAALDAFLKCDGEAEMP, encoded by the coding sequence ATGGTTCTAGAATTGAACGAAAACGGGTATACGGTATCCGCTAATGGAATAACGGTCGAATTGTTCGCCAAAGAGTTCGCCCTGCTAAGGTTCCTGTACCGCAACCGGGGGCGGGCCTTCAGCCGGGAGCAGCTTCTGGACAGCGTATGGCCGCTCGAATATCCGGTGGAACGCACGGTGGACGATCATATCTACCGGCTTCGCAAGAAGCTCGGTCCGTTTGAAGGCCTGACTATCCGTACGGTCCGGGGATTCGGATACTGCCTGACCGTGCGGGAGCAGGCGCCGGGCATTGACGCCAGCCCGTCCGCCCAAGACGGGGAACTGCGGGAGAAGATGCGGGAGGTATTCGTCAAATATCATCAGTACGGGCAGGGGAAATCAATGCTGGCGCTTGCCCGTCAGCAGGATATTTTGGGTTATGAGCTGGACCCGTTTTATTCTGTTTACGTGCGTTTTGTGCAGGGCGATCTGGAGTGGCTGCTCAGCGGGGGAGATACGCCCGGTTTCGAGCGCGCATACTGGTTGCTGCTGATCTTTATGTTCGCGGGGGAGCCGCAGGACGCTTTGGACTATTGCGAGCAAGTGCTTGCGGCAGGACTTCTGCCTCCGTCCCAGCACCGCGAAATGGAAATCCTTAACATTCTGGAATTGTACGCGCTGACGGGAGCGCCGGAGAAGGCGCTGGAACGGCTGAAGCTGACCCGGCGGGTCATTGCGGAACCGGGCTACGAAAATTTCGACACACCCGTGTCCATCGCTGAGATGCTCGTCCACCTGATGATGGGGACTCCGGACGGGGATATGCAAAGAATGGCGGAATCGATTGAAGACCTGCTTAAGGCGAAGCCTTTTTTGCGGGAAATAGGTAGCTATACCATCGTCAAAGGGCTTTGGATGCTGAGGAATAATGAAAGACGTATGGGCGAATCGCTGCTGGATGAAGGACTCGGCGTACTGGATCTATCCGGATTCGTGCCTATACGGTTGTTTGGACTTTACCGGATCACGCATTTTTGTCGGCAGTTTGTGTTCAAGGGCGGGGAAGCGGTGCGGCGCAAATACGAGGCGTTATTCACGGAAGAGCAGGCGCACTGCGGGCTTCCCGGAAATATGGTACGGATCGAAGCAGCGCTGGACGCTTTTTTAAAGTGTGATGGGGAAGCTGAAATGCCCTGA